The DNA sequence CACGGCGCGCACGCTCTCGCAGTAACGCTCGATGAACCGATCCCTCGAGGGCCGCCCCAGCTTGATGTCGTCGTGGACGGGAATGCTCTCCACCACCGCGAAGCGGAGCCCCGCGTCGTCGATCGCCTCGCCCAGCCGGCTCAGCTCGTCCCGCGGCCACGCTTCCCCCGCGGGGATGTCGTGCAGCGCGCTGACCACCCCCTCGACGCCGGGGATCTGGCGAATCCGCGACAGGCTCACCGAATCCCCGGGACCGAACCAGCGGAAGCTCATCAGCATGGGCGCCTCAGATGCCGCTGAAGGCGCTGAAGCCCCCGTCGACGGGGATCACGGCGCCGGTGACGAACGACGCGGCGTCGCTCGCAAGCCAGCGGACTACCCCCGCCACCTCCGCGGGCCTCCCCAGCCGCCCCATCGGGGTGTGTTCGATGATGCGCCTGGCCCGCGCGGTGTAGCTCCCGTCAGGCTTCACCAGCACGGCCCGGTTCTGCTCCGCCAGGAAGAAGCCGGGCGCGACCGCATTGACTCGGAGACCGTCCCCGTGCCGGCGGGACAGTTCGACCGCCATCCAGCGCGTGAAGTTCTCGATGGCGGCCTTGGCGGCCGAGTAGGCCATGACGCCCGTGAGAACCCGAAGCGCCGCCATCGACGAGATGTTCACGATGCAGCCGGCGCCCCGAGCGGCCATCGCCTCACCGAAGACCATGGACGGTACGACCGAGCCGTGGAGGTTCAGGCGGAGGGCCTCGTCGAAGGCATCTGCGGGAACCGCGAAAATGCTCCCCTCGTCGCTGCGCGCACGCTTCATGTTCCCCCCCGCGGCGTTGACCAGCACATCCACCGCTCCCCACCGGTCCAGGAGCTCGCGACGTGCCCGGCGAAGCGCCTCTTCGTCCAGCACGTCCGCCTCCAGCGCGATGGCTCCACCGATCCCGGCAGCCTTCGCTTCAGCCTGCTCGCGGCGGCGGCCCAGCACCGCAACCCGCGACCCCGCACGCCCCAGCTCCGCGGCGATCGCTCCGCCCAGCACGCCGTAGCCGCCGCACACCACCGCCACCCTGCCGGTGAGGTCGAACGGATCGGTCTCCCCGCCCGAACTCACCCGCCCCGCTCTGCGAGCTGACGCTCGATGGAA is a window from the Gammaproteobacteria bacterium genome containing:
- a CDS encoding SDR family oxidoreductase, with translation MSSGGETDPFDLTGRVAVVCGGYGVLGGAIAAELGRAGSRVAVLGRRREQAEAKAAGIGGAIALEADVLDEEALRRARRELLDRWGAVDVLVNAAGGNMKRARSDEGSIFAVPADAFDEALRLNLHGSVVPSMVFGEAMAARGAGCIVNISSMAALRVLTGVMAYSAAKAAIENFTRWMAVELSRRHGDGLRVNAVAPGFFLAEQNRAVLVKPDGSYTARARRIIEHTPMGRLGRPAEVAGVVRWLASDAASFVTGAVIPVDGGFSAFSGI